One stretch of Candidatus Neomarinimicrobiota bacterium DNA includes these proteins:
- a CDS encoding S9 family peptidase, which translates to MKSLKKRWRNCLMSRGERSRRLSVKTGIVLFSVLFFFLQGQEREEIGNLILEDIPAIPASVKERTRQYQNTRSAYIASWDPAGDGMLINTRFAETSQLHYLANPMGARQQVTFFHEPVGGGYFCPDVSQRGFLFSKDVGGSEYYQIFWFDMTTGTARMLTDGKSRNGLGPWSNRGDKFAFTSTMGNDVDTWVYVGTIDGTEPKAVVKEEGAWFPSDWSPDDSKITVLKYVSVNESYPYVVDVETGEMTSLRPESEEKIAFGGGVFSEDGKGIYITTDYESEFRNLRCYDLATGELHPITEDAGWNVTGVSLSHDGRYLAYVTNEDGIAILHLLDLKRDRQVKLPPLPVGGIGGLDFSPDDRYLALTINTPQTPSDITVLDIRRKKLERWTKSEVGGLDTDSFSVPQLVHVKSFDGLDISGFLFKPAGEGPHPVVVYIHGGPESQYRPYFSSTFQYWINELGLAVLATNVRGSNGYGKSFLLMDNGYRREDTVKDIGAFLDWIEKRPDLDRERIAVYGGSYGGYMVLSSMTHYNDRLRCAVDIVGISNFVTFLENTKPYRRDLRRPEYGDERDPKMRAFLQKISPNNNAHKITKPMFVAQGYNDPRVPVTESDQMVEVIRKNGGDVWYMVAMDEGHGFRKKSNRDTYYNVVSLFWEKYLLQSKP; encoded by the coding sequence ATGAAATCATTGAAGAAAAGGTGGAGAAACTGTTTGATGAGCCGGGGAGAAAGAAGTAGGCGACTGTCCGTAAAAACGGGTATTGTTCTTTTTTCTGTTTTATTCTTTTTCCTTCAAGGTCAGGAGAGGGAGGAAATAGGCAATCTGATCCTGGAGGATATTCCTGCAATACCGGCATCTGTCAAAGAACGGACACGTCAATATCAGAACACTCGATCAGCGTACATAGCTTCGTGGGATCCTGCCGGTGATGGGATGCTCATCAACACCCGTTTTGCCGAAACCTCCCAGCTCCACTACCTGGCAAATCCTATGGGGGCCCGTCAGCAGGTCACCTTCTTTCATGAACCTGTGGGAGGAGGATACTTCTGTCCTGATGTGTCGCAGCGTGGATTTCTCTTTTCCAAGGACGTGGGCGGGAGCGAATATTACCAGATCTTCTGGTTTGATATGACCACCGGCACTGCCAGAATGCTCACCGATGGGAAGTCGAGGAACGGTCTTGGGCCGTGGTCGAACAGAGGGGATAAATTCGCTTTTACCAGTACCATGGGCAACGACGTGGATACGTGGGTCTATGTGGGTACGATAGATGGAACCGAGCCGAAAGCTGTGGTAAAGGAAGAAGGTGCCTGGTTCCCTTCCGACTGGTCTCCGGATGACAGTAAAATCACCGTCCTCAAGTATGTATCGGTGAACGAGTCGTATCCGTATGTAGTAGATGTGGAGACAGGCGAAATGACTTCACTCCGGCCCGAATCGGAAGAGAAAATCGCTTTCGGTGGTGGCGTCTTTTCCGAGGACGGTAAGGGGATCTATATTACGACCGATTATGAATCAGAGTTCAGGAATCTGCGCTGCTACGATCTTGCCACTGGTGAACTTCATCCCATTACAGAAGATGCGGGATGGAACGTAACAGGCGTCTCCCTTTCTCATGATGGGCGCTATCTGGCGTATGTCACCAACGAAGACGGGATTGCCATACTTCACCTCCTGGATCTCAAGCGAGATCGGCAAGTGAAACTTCCTCCCTTGCCTGTGGGGGGAATAGGTGGACTCGACTTCAGTCCTGATGACCGTTACCTTGCCCTCACTATCAACACACCGCAGACCCCTAGCGATATCACTGTTTTGGACATCCGCCGCAAGAAACTGGAACGGTGGACAAAAAGCGAGGTGGGAGGTCTCGATACGGACAGCTTTTCCGTCCCGCAGTTAGTACATGTAAAATCATTCGACGGTCTCGATATTTCGGGCTTTCTCTTCAAGCCGGCAGGGGAGGGGCCCCATCCTGTGGTTGTCTATATCCATGGCGGACCAGAGAGTCAGTACCGGCCGTATTTCTCGTCCACTTTCCAGTATTGGATCAATGAGCTTGGTTTGGCGGTTCTGGCGACAAACGTCCGCGGATCCAACGGATACGGCAAGTCGTTCCTTCTTATGGACAACGGCTACAGGCGTGAGGACACTGTGAAAGATATCGGCGCCTTCCTGGACTGGATTGAGAAGCGCCCAGATCTTGATAGGGAGCGGATTGCCGTCTACGGAGGCTCTTACGGAGGATATATGGTCCTGTCGAGCATGACGCATTACAACGACAGACTGCGGTGTGCTGTCGATATCGTCGGGATTTCCAATTTTGTCACCTTCCTTGAGAATACGAAACCGTATCGTCGTGACCTACGGAGGCCTGAATACGGCGATGAGCGCGATCCGAAAATGCGTGCCTTTCTGCAAAAAATTTCTCCCAACAACAACGCTCACAAGATCACCAAGCCTATGTTCGTCGCCCAGGGATATAACGATCCACGGGTGCCGGTGACGGAGTCTGATCAGATGGTGGAGGTGATCCGCAAGAACGGCGGCGACGTCTGGTACATGGTGGCCATGGACGAAGGACACGGCTTCCGCAAGAAATCCAACCGTGACACCTATTACAACGTGGTGAGCCTCTTCTGGGAGAAGTATCTGCTCCAATCTAAACCTTGA